DNA sequence from the Desulfurellaceae bacterium genome:
TCGGGCATCAGAAAAAAGCGTCTGCTGCCGTCGAGTTCCCGGCCGCTCGGCTGCCCGTGCACCCAGGCCAGATAGTCTTTGACAATACGGCGGTCCGAGAACTGGGCGCGCAGAGCCGTGTAGGCCGCAGCCGTGCGGGCTGCCAACAGCAATCCCGATGTGGGGGTGTCGAGCCGGTGAACCACACCGGCTTCGAGCGGCGCGCGTGACGACAGGCTGCTCAGCGTGGTTTCCGGGTAATGGGCTGCCAGGTAGTTGGCGACCGTGTGGGTATCGCTCAGGCGCAGGGCAACGCTGGGCAGACCCGGGGGCTTGTCAAGGCCGAGGACTGCGCCCTGGGCGTAGACCAGTCGGACGGGTAGCGACGGGCTGGGTCTGAGGCTCAGCTGGACCTGGGCTCGTATGCGGTCGCCGCTGCGAACCCGGCTGCCCTTTTTGCCCAGTCCTCGGTTAAGGCAGACGTGGCCGGCCTTGATAAGAGCACCAACCGCCCGCCGTGACACGCCCGGCAGCCGGCGGACCAGGAAACTGTCGAGACGCAGCAGGTCGTCCTGGGCTGGGACCGTCCATTCGTACCAGTCTTGCCCGGCCGGCTGGGCTGGGTCACGGCTCGTGGCTCGCACGCTTCGCTTCCACGTCGCCCGAGGGGCGCTGCTCAATTCTGGGACAGATGCGTTTTGACCCAGCCCTCAACGCGACGCAGAAACTGCCCAAACGGATTCTCGCCCGGACCGGCCGCAAAGTGGGCTTTGCGCATGTAGTCCAGCGCGCCCGAGTAGTACTCGAAGTTTTTGGCCAACTCCTCGAACAGCAGAAAGCCGGTTTGATACAGCCTCACGTCCAGCTTGGACACCTGCTGATACGCCTGGCGACCCTGTTGGATATAGGAGTCAAGGGCGTCGAGCTTTTCGACATAGGCACGAAACAGACCGCTCATGAACAGCGTATAGTCTCCCAGGTGTTTGTGCACCGTGCGCTCGCGCCAGAGGCCCGTCGAGGTGTCCTGGCCGACTCCGGCGTCCGTCTGCAGCACGGGCTGGTCGGCCAGGGTTTCGGCCACACTGTCCAGCTGACGGACGGTCGGAGTGTCCAGCCGGTACAGCCGGTCGGTCTGAGCAAAATTGGTCAAGACCTCGGCCACATAGGTGACGACCGCCCGGTCCCCCACGCCCAGCTCCCCAAAGCTGCGCTGGGTATAGCGCAGGAAAAAGCGGTACAGCTGGGCGGTATCGGCCCGAACCAGGCCGGCAGACTGGGGGGAGAGCGGATGTGGCTTGCCCATGGCCGGAAAGTATACTAGCTAGGGGAAAGGAATAGAAGGACGAGTGCTGAGTCGCGCCGAACAGC
Encoded proteins:
- a CDS encoding RluA family pseudouridine synthase, translated to MRATSRDPAQPAGQDWYEWTVPAQDDLLRLDSFLVRRLPGVSRRAVGALIKAGHVCLNRGLGKKGSRVRSGDRIRAQVQLSLRPSPSLPVRLVYAQGAVLGLDKPPGLPSVALRLSDTHTVANYLAAHYPETTLSSLSSRAPLEAGVVHRLDTPTSGLLLAARTAAAYTALRAQFSDRRIVKDYLAWVHGQPSGRELDGSRRFFLMPEGRRGQRMRVVMAERGLDPRQRAQEAMSTYTCLETRAGYSLIRVRLHTGVRHQIRAHLAALGYPLVGDTHYGAPAGASRLALHAEALRFVHPETGQSVRLFSPAGQDFRPEENGLC